The Leclercia sp. S52 genome has a segment encoding these proteins:
- a CDS encoding DNA polymerase III subunit psi, producing the protein MASRRDRQLQQLGITQWALRRPAALQGEIAISLPAHVRLVMVAQSLPALSEPLIADVLRALKLSADQVLQLTPERVAMLPPEGRCNSWQLGVTEEMTLEGGNLATPVLDELKANPAARRALWQQICEHEHNFFPHDD; encoded by the coding sequence ATGGCATCCCGACGAGACAGGCAATTACAGCAACTGGGCATTACCCAGTGGGCGTTGCGCCGCCCGGCGGCCTTGCAGGGCGAAATCGCCATCTCGCTTCCGGCGCACGTTCGTCTGGTGATGGTGGCGCAGAGCCTGCCCGCGCTGAGCGAGCCGCTGATTGCCGATGTGCTGCGCGCACTTAAGCTGAGTGCCGATCAGGTGCTGCAGCTGACGCCCGAACGCGTGGCGATGCTGCCCCCGGAGGGCCGCTGTAACAGCTGGCAGCTTGGCGTGACGGAAGAGATGACGCTGGAGGGCGGCAATCTGGCCACTCCGGTACTGGACGAACTTAAAGCGAACCCGGCGGCACGTCGCGCGCTGTGGCAACAAATCTGCGAACATGAACACAATTTCTTCCCTCACGACGACTGA
- a CDS encoding YjjW family glycine radical enzyme activase yields the protein MNNRCALVSKVIPFSCVDGPGSRLALFLQGCNLRCKTCHNPWTIGRCNDCAACVPHCPHEALNIQAGRVWWDDAHCQQCDTCLQICPQQATPMALRLSVEEVVAEVRKVSPFISGITVSGGEATTQLPFLVALFSALKADPQLQHLSCLVDSNGLLSETGWQKLLPLFDGAMLDLKAWDNEHHRYLTGRDNTVIKHSIRWLAAHNRLSELRLLVIPDRCDYLTHRRELIAFIRRLGDVPVRINAFHAHGVYGEARHWRSATAEDVEPLAEVLERERIRVIRPSLYL from the coding sequence ATGAACAACAGATGCGCTTTAGTCAGTAAGGTTATCCCCTTCTCCTGCGTCGACGGGCCCGGCAGTCGCCTGGCCCTGTTTCTGCAGGGCTGTAACCTGCGCTGCAAAACCTGCCACAACCCGTGGACGATAGGCCGGTGCAACGACTGTGCGGCCTGCGTGCCGCACTGCCCGCACGAGGCGCTGAACATTCAGGCCGGACGGGTCTGGTGGGATGACGCCCATTGCCAGCAGTGCGACACCTGCCTGCAGATATGCCCGCAGCAGGCGACGCCGATGGCGCTGCGTTTAAGCGTAGAGGAGGTCGTGGCCGAGGTCCGCAAGGTGTCGCCCTTTATCTCCGGCATCACCGTCAGCGGCGGGGAAGCCACCACCCAGCTGCCGTTTCTGGTGGCGCTGTTTTCGGCTCTGAAAGCCGATCCGCAGCTGCAGCATTTGTCCTGTCTGGTGGACAGCAACGGTCTGTTAAGCGAAACCGGCTGGCAAAAACTGCTCCCGCTGTTTGACGGCGCGATGCTGGATCTCAAGGCCTGGGACAACGAACACCACCGCTACCTGACCGGACGCGACAACACCGTCATCAAGCACAGCATCCGCTGGCTGGCCGCCCACAACCGGCTGAGCGAGCTGCGTCTGCTGGTGATCCCGGATCGCTGTGATTACCTGACGCACCGTCGGGAGCTGATCGCGTTTATTCGTCGGTTAGGGGATGTGCCTGTCAGGATCAACGCCTTTCACGCGCACGGCGTCTACGGTGAAGCCCGGCACTGGCGGAGCGCCACGGCGGAGGATGTCGAACCGCTGGCAGAGGTGCTGGAGCGGGAGCGGATCAGGGTGATCCGCCCGTCGCTCTACCTATAG
- the yjjG gene encoding pyrimidine 5'-nucleotidase, whose amino-acid sequence MNWDWIFFDADETLFTFDSFGGLQRMFLDYSVTFTAEDFQDYQTVNKPLWVDYQNGAITALQLQHQRFQGWSERLKVPPGDLNHAFLNAMAEICAPLPGAASLLASLKGKAKLGIITNGFTALQQIRLERTGFRDYFDLLVISEQVGVAKPAGKIFDYALDQAGNPDRAKVLMVGDTAESDILGGMNAGLSTCWLNAHNRPLPEGIKPTWTVASLSELEQLLCKH is encoded by the coding sequence ATGAACTGGGACTGGATTTTCTTTGATGCTGACGAAACGCTGTTTACGTTTGATTCGTTCGGCGGCTTACAGCGGATGTTTCTCGACTACAGCGTGACCTTCACCGCTGAAGACTTCCAGGATTACCAGACGGTGAACAAACCGTTGTGGGTGGATTACCAGAACGGGGCGATCACCGCGTTACAGCTGCAGCATCAGCGTTTTCAGGGCTGGTCCGAGCGCCTCAAGGTTCCGCCTGGCGATCTGAACCACGCGTTTCTTAACGCGATGGCAGAAATCTGCGCCCCGCTGCCGGGCGCCGCGTCGCTGCTCGCCTCCCTGAAAGGCAAGGCGAAGCTTGGGATCATTACCAACGGCTTTACCGCGCTGCAGCAGATCCGCCTGGAGCGCACCGGTTTTCGTGACTACTTTGATCTCTTAGTGATCTCCGAACAGGTTGGCGTGGCCAAACCGGCAGGGAAAATCTTTGATTATGCGCTGGACCAGGCCGGCAACCCTGACCGGGCAAAAGTGCTGATGGTGGGGGATACGGCAGAGTCCGATATCCTCGGCGGCATGAATGCCGGGCTGTCCACCTGCTGGCTGAATGCGCACAACCGCCCCCTGCCGGAGGGAATCAAACCGACCTGGACCGTAGCCTCCCTGAGCGAACTGGAGCAACTCCTGTGTAAACATTGA
- a CDS encoding DUF1328 family protein → MFRWGIIFLVIALIAAALGFGGLAGTAAGAAKIVFVVGIILFLVSLFTGRRRP, encoded by the coding sequence ATGTTTCGTTGGGGCATCATTTTTCTGGTTATCGCGTTAATTGCCGCCGCTCTGGGTTTTGGTGGTCTGGCAGGTACAGCGGCGGGCGCGGCGAAAATTGTCTTCGTCGTCGGTATTATCCTGTTCCTGGTTAGCCTGTTCACCGGACGCCGTCGTCCATAG
- the osmY gene encoding molecular chaperone OsmY: MNTKKLKISKTLLAVMMGSALVCGSAMAETTTTEKAHSTANTAGEKIDNSMNKVGNFMDDSSITAKVKAALVDADDIKSTDISVETEKNVVTLSGFVESQEQAEKAVAVAKKVEGVTSVSDKLHVRDGKEQSAKGYAGDTATTSEIKAKLLADDIVPSRKVKVETTDGVVQLSGTVDSKAQSDRAESIAKAIDGVKSVKNDLKVK, from the coding sequence ATGAATACTAAAAAACTGAAGATTTCGAAAACTCTGCTGGCGGTAATGATGGGTAGTGCTCTGGTGTGCGGTTCTGCAATGGCAGAAACCACGACCACGGAAAAAGCGCACTCCACAGCGAACACCGCAGGGGAAAAAATCGATAACTCTATGAATAAAGTCGGTAACTTCATGGATGACAGCTCTATCACAGCTAAAGTAAAAGCTGCACTGGTAGACGCTGATGATATCAAGAGCACCGATATTTCCGTAGAAACTGAGAAAAACGTCGTCACCCTGAGTGGCTTTGTCGAAAGCCAGGAGCAGGCTGAAAAAGCCGTCGCCGTGGCGAAAAAGGTAGAGGGTGTGACCTCTGTCAGCGACAAACTGCACGTGCGTGACGGTAAAGAGCAGTCTGCCAAAGGCTATGCCGGCGATACTGCAACTACCAGCGAAATCAAAGCTAAACTGTTAGCTGATGACATCGTGCCATCACGTAAAGTGAAAGTTGAAACCACCGACGGTGTGGTTCAGCTGAGCGGTACGGTGGATTCTAAGGCACAAAGCGACCGTGCTGAGAGCATCGCAAAAGCCATTGATGGCGTGAAAAGCGTTAAAAACGATCTGAAAGTTAAATAA
- the prfC gene encoding peptide chain release factor 3, which translates to MTLSPYLQEVAKRRTFAIISHPDAGKTTITEKVLLFGQAIQTAGTVKGRGSSQHAKSDWMEMEKQRGISITTSVMQFPYHDCLVNLLDTPGHEDFSEDTYRTLTAVDCCLMVIDAAKGVEDRTRKLMEVTRLRDTPILTFMNKLDRDIRDPMEVMDEVERELKIACAPITWPIGCGKLFKGVYHLYKDETYLYQTGKGHTIQEVRVVKGLDNPELNAAVGDELAEQLRDELELVKGASHEFDQDLFLAGEITPVFFGTALGNFGVDHMLDGLVEWAPQPMPRNTDTREVVASEEKFTGFVFKIQANMDPKHRDRVAFMRVVSGKYEKGMKLRQVRTGKDVVISDALTFMAGDRSHVEEAYPGDIIGLHNHGTIQIGDTFTQGEMMKFTGIPNFAPELFRRIRLRDPLKQKQLLKGLVQLSEEGAVQVFRPISNNDLIVGAVGVLQFDVVVARLKSEYNVEAIYESVNVATARWVECSDVKKFEEFKRKNEIQLALDGGDNLTYIAPTMVNLNLAHDRYPDVQFRKTREH; encoded by the coding sequence ATGACGTTGTCTCCTTATCTGCAAGAGGTGGCCAAGCGCCGTACTTTTGCCATTATCTCTCACCCGGATGCCGGTAAAACCACCATCACCGAAAAGGTGCTGCTGTTCGGACAGGCGATCCAGACCGCCGGTACGGTAAAAGGCCGTGGCTCCAGCCAGCATGCAAAATCTGACTGGATGGAGATGGAAAAGCAGCGTGGTATCTCGATCACCACCTCCGTGATGCAGTTCCCGTATCACGACTGCCTGGTGAACCTGCTCGATACCCCGGGGCACGAAGACTTCTCCGAAGATACCTACCGTACCCTGACGGCGGTGGACTGCTGTCTGATGGTGATCGATGCCGCGAAAGGCGTTGAAGATCGTACCCGCAAGCTGATGGAAGTAACCCGTCTGCGCGACACGCCGATCCTCACCTTTATGAACAAACTCGACCGTGACATCCGCGATCCGATGGAAGTGATGGACGAAGTGGAGCGCGAGCTGAAGATCGCCTGTGCGCCAATCACCTGGCCAATCGGCTGCGGCAAGCTGTTCAAAGGTGTCTACCATCTCTATAAAGACGAAACCTACCTGTATCAGACCGGTAAAGGTCACACCATCCAGGAAGTACGCGTCGTTAAAGGGCTGGATAACCCGGAGCTGAACGCGGCGGTCGGCGATGAGCTGGCAGAGCAGCTGCGTGACGAGCTGGAGCTGGTGAAAGGCGCGTCCCACGAGTTCGACCAGGATCTGTTCCTTGCGGGTGAAATCACCCCGGTCTTCTTTGGTACCGCGCTGGGCAACTTCGGCGTAGACCATATGCTGGATGGCCTGGTGGAGTGGGCGCCGCAGCCGATGCCGCGTAACACCGACACCCGTGAAGTGGTCGCCAGCGAAGAGAAGTTCACCGGCTTCGTATTTAAGATCCAGGCCAACATGGACCCCAAACACCGTGACCGCGTGGCCTTTATGCGCGTGGTGTCCGGCAAATATGAAAAGGGCATGAAGCTGCGCCAGGTGCGTACCGGCAAAGACGTGGTGATCTCCGATGCGCTGACCTTTATGGCCGGCGACCGTTCCCACGTGGAAGAGGCCTACCCGGGTGACATCATTGGTCTGCATAACCACGGCACCATTCAGATTGGTGATACCTTCACCCAGGGTGAGATGATGAAGTTCACCGGTATTCCGAACTTCGCGCCGGAACTGTTCCGTCGTATCCGCCTGCGGGATCCGCTGAAGCAGAAACAGCTGCTGAAAGGGCTGGTTCAGCTGTCGGAAGAGGGTGCGGTGCAGGTGTTCCGCCCAATTTCCAATAACGATCTGATTGTTGGTGCCGTCGGTGTGCTGCAGTTTGACGTGGTGGTTGCCCGTCTGAAGAGCGAATACAACGTTGAAGCGATTTACGAATCGGTCAACGTGGCGACGGCGCGCTGGGTTGAGTGTTCTGACGTGAAGAAATTCGAAGAATTTAAGCGTAAGAACGAGATCCAGCTGGCGCTGGACGGCGGCGATAACCTCACCTATATCGCCCCAACCATGGTTAACCTGAACCTGGCGCACGATCGTTACCCGGACGTTCAGTTCCGTAAAACCCGCGAGCACTAA
- the rimI gene encoding ribosomal protein S18-alanine N-acetyltransferase, with product MNTISSLTTTDLAQAFDIEKRAHAFPWSEKTFASNQGERYLNYRLDVDNTLAAFAITQVVLDEATLFNIAVDPAFQRRGLGRELLEHLIRELEARDVFTLWLEVRASNAAAIALYESLGFNEATIRRNYYPTAEGREDAIIMALPLG from the coding sequence ATGAACACAATTTCTTCCCTCACGACGACTGATTTAGCGCAGGCTTTTGATATCGAAAAACGCGCCCACGCCTTTCCGTGGAGTGAAAAAACCTTTGCCAGCAACCAGGGCGAGCGTTACCTCAACTATCGGCTGGATGTCGATAATACCCTGGCGGCTTTCGCCATTACGCAGGTCGTTCTGGATGAGGCGACGCTGTTTAACATCGCCGTAGATCCTGCCTTTCAGCGCCGTGGGCTGGGCAGAGAACTGCTGGAACATTTAATTCGCGAGCTGGAAGCACGAGACGTTTTCACGCTGTGGCTGGAAGTACGGGCCTCGAACGCCGCCGCCATCGCACTCTATGAAAGCCTGGGCTTCAACGAGGCGACGATCCGCCGTAACTACTACCCCACCGCAGAAGGACGTGAAGACGCCATTATCATGGCTCTGCCGCTTGGATAA
- a CDS encoding metal-dependent hydrolase: MTYRFIDTHCHFDFPPFTDDEPASIQRAADAGVMGIVVPAIDVASIDRVLRLGARYPTLYMALGLHPIVIESHQDAHLDQLEAALAARPERLVAVGEIGLDLYREDPHFDRQEAILDAQLKLAKRYDLPVILHSRRTHDKLAMHLRRQDLPRTGVVHGFAGSLQQAQRFVEMGYKIGVGGTITYPRASKTRDVMAQLPLSALLLETDAPDMPLNGFQGQPNRPEQAARVFATLCELRDEPADEIADALLHNTRTLFDLPL, encoded by the coding sequence GTGACTTACCGCTTTATCGATACCCATTGTCACTTTGATTTCCCGCCTTTCACTGACGATGAACCCGCCAGCATCCAGCGCGCTGCCGATGCCGGGGTAATGGGGATTGTGGTGCCGGCCATTGATGTGGCGAGCATCGACCGGGTTCTGCGTCTCGGGGCGCGCTATCCGACGCTCTATATGGCGCTGGGCCTGCACCCGATTGTGATCGAATCCCATCAGGATGCGCACCTTGACCAGCTGGAAGCGGCGCTGGCCGCACGGCCGGAGAGGCTGGTGGCGGTGGGGGAGATCGGCCTCGATCTCTATCGGGAGGATCCTCACTTCGATCGTCAGGAGGCGATCCTCGACGCACAGCTGAAGCTGGCGAAACGCTACGATCTGCCGGTGATCCTCCATTCCCGGCGCACCCACGACAAACTGGCGATGCACCTTAGGCGCCAGGATCTGCCGCGGACCGGCGTGGTACATGGCTTTGCCGGCAGCCTGCAGCAGGCGCAGCGCTTTGTGGAGATGGGGTATAAAATCGGCGTCGGTGGCACCATCACCTATCCCCGGGCCAGTAAAACCCGCGACGTGATGGCGCAGTTACCGCTATCCGCTTTGCTACTTGAAACGGACGCGCCCGACATGCCGCTCAATGGTTTTCAGGGCCAGCCGAACCGTCCGGAACAGGCGGCGCGGGTATTTGCTACGTTGTGTGAACTGCGTGATGAGCCCGCGGATGAGATCGCCGATGCGCTGCTGCACAACACCCGCACGCTGTTCGATCTGCCGCTATAG